The sequence AACAAAACAGAATCCAGACCTGGTGTTCCAGACCTTGACCTTGCCATCGTCGCCCCCAGTCGCGATGTTTTGCCCATCCTGGGAGAACGAGAGTGTGTTCATATCGAAATAATGACCTTGCTGCTTCAGGACATAGGATTCGGATTGCCATTCCCAAACGAGCAGCTGTCCAAGTTTCTTGGCGCCAAACGCTATCCATTCTCCACTCGGGTTAATGGCAACCGAAGATATGCGCTCTTGGGAGATACTCAAAGTGTGAATATTGTTGAAACTTGGCATTTCCCAAAATCCGAAAAAACCAGTAGAAAATCCGACAATGAGGAAGTTCAGCCCCGGATGGAATGTAGTGCATACTACTTTGGTGTTGTTTTGGTTAAAATAGTGTCGCTCACTAATGCCCCACCTTGTATGGGCAATGGTGTGGAGCATCGGCGACCCAGAAGAGGGGCCTGGGTGTTGCAATGTAGTTTCGCTGTTGGTTTCATCATCATCCATGCCGGCCTTCTCTCGCCATGTGAACACCGCTCCGTCACGACTGATGGTGTATACCTTGTGAAGCGAATATGGGTGATGAGCGCGGTTAAAAGGCTGAATTCATTAATACTCACAGTACGATGATCCTCAGAGAAGTATGCGTTGATCACAATGTCACGGTGCCCCGCAAAAGTCTTTGGTCGAAACCCCTCGATCGGATTCAGTGAGAACAATCGTGCAGTCATGTCGCGAGAAGTTGTAAGGAAAAAGCTAATTGTAATATATTAGAGCGGACTTTGGTTGGGCCGAACGATACTTACTTGGAATCCTTTGACCATTCAATGCTAATGACCTCGTCGTGGTGGCCGGTATAGGTTCTGTGTAGCACGAACGGGGCAAATTCTCGCAACAAATGGTTCGGAGTCTTCCACACTTGTACGTGAGACTCGTGTGAAACAGCTATGTATCTATGCAAACACTTTATATAACACCTTATAAATGCAAAGGCGGACGTACTTTGAATCGGGAGAAAATTTAATTGCTTGCACAGGCTTTTTAAAGTTAAAGTGATGCAGGACAACCCCCATTCGGAAGTTGACAAGCAATGCCCTCCCATCTATTCATTCCAGACACAGTTAATCAGGTATCACAGATACCCACAAAGTACTTGCCTTCGTCAACAGATATTAGCAAGTTCGAGTTGGAGCTAAGAGCAATAGCTACAATATTCTTTCTATTCTCGAATGGTAGTGTCCTCGACTTGTTACTAATAGACAAAATCTGTTTGGTCAAATTACCATAAGCTCATGCGAGAGCACTCACTTGACTAGATCGAATACGGACACGCGGTTCCCCACTGGACTTAAGATTGTATTGCCATCAGAGGTGAATATAATATTCCCTTGGCGGTAGACCGTACCACACAAGTTCGAGAACTAGAAATGGCTATGAGGCTCTGTTTGAATTGAACGCTAGACGAAGGGGAATTTTACCTTGAAGCTTCCAGACATCGAGAGCTTGGTGATGGTAGTGTGCAGAGCAGAAACTTTGGCAGCCTTAGACTTTCAATTGCAAAATCAAGTCATCATTTCAAATACACTCGATCTCGATTAATATTGCAATTATTCGGGAATCCTTGTGCTGCAAACCTCAATCTTTGCGCATACCTCCTCTCCTCTGCGCCCCACTGAAGCCTTGGCAGCCCAGACACAGCACCTATTTGCCTAATCCTCGAATAGACTATGCAAAGGCTGATGTTACGAAATGTCGTTCGGGCTCACTTGAGGGATGCACATGGCACGAGTCTGGCGCTCAGACACACGAGTTCCAAGCCAGGGAGCTCCTCATTCTCGGATCCGTTTCCTTTACCGCTGTCGAGAGATGTCCCGGCGGCCGAGAGCAACAGCAGCTCCAACGATGGGCTCGACGAATCACTGCTGCCCCCTCCTGTTCCTCGCCATAACGAATCCTTGGCCACTCTTCGAGCACGCCTAGTATATCAAACTCGCAAACGTGGGACACTGGAATCAGACTTGCTATTGAGCACGTTTGCCAAGGAACACCTTTCGAAGATGTCGGAGCACGAGCTGAGAGAGTTCGACAAGGTATGCACGATTTTAAATTGATAACATGCGGCTATTTTCTGATTTTGTGGTGCCTATCACCCCCAGTTGCTAGATGAACCCGATTGGGACATTTATTACTGGGCCATCAACAAGAAGCAACCGCCGGCGAAATGGGAAGGTACAGCACTGCTCGACAAATTGCGTGTTCACGCCAAAAATGAGGGCAAGGTGGTACGAAGCATGCCTGCTTTGGGCGGGTGGACCTCGTCGCTTTCAGCCTCTCAGGGATCGAGCAAAGAGTGATGAGCTCTGGATCAACGAAATGTGTAAATGTCACATCAACTACATGTCTTTGATTAATCGAGTTCGATGTATAAATTACTGTAGTACCATCAGGACAAAGTAGATGAGCATGTATGAACACGGATCAGCACAAACTGGTGTGTCTACCAAATACACGGTGTTATACTCTTAGTACAAGAAAATACTATGATAGTTAGAAAAAAGGATCTATAATCAAAATAAGCACAGATGTTATGAGGCCTCTTCTGGCGGTACCTCGGACCGTTTCCATCGTGATAGACGTGAATCATACCGGTTCAGTAATAATCGCTCGACCCAGCCTCCAGGTGGGAAGGCCTTTTCCCACTGATTGTGCAAATGCACGGAAAACACGTTGCCGAGTGCAACATCCAGCTCTCCACCCTCGGCTAGCCCGGTCTTGTCTCCCGCTGTGATTCGACCCTCGCCCCATTTCGCAGGGTCCTTTTTGAAGGGGTCAGGTAGCCGATTGTCGAGACGACAACTTCGACCGTCAGAAAAACAAAATGGCAGGACTTTGAAAGGTTGGATTCCCTCATGAACAAGCCGACGCCATACCTTGAGGTACAAGGAAGAACCCCAGTCTGTGGTACCCGGACGAGGCGGAGGAGAGGTGCCGATGATATGGAAAGCTTCACACAAGTATGGGGAATGTTTGTAAAAGTGCATCAAGGCGCCATTTAGTGGCGTGTAAAGCTTATCTAGGCAGGAGATTAACGCTGCCCGAGCCCCCTTAAATTGGAGTTGCTTACCATAACAGTCCCATTGGGTGACAAATTCGTGCTCTAGGAGCGGAGACAGATCTCTTGTGAGTAACGAGTCCATGTCTATCCATATGCCACCTTCTGCCCACGTAACCAACAAACGAATCAGATCACCGTCGACCCAGGCCCGTTTATCTCGCTGATGGAGCAACGAGGACCCCTCTAGGCTGGTCCCTTTTGCCAACTGATCGACATTGACACGACGTACTTGAAAAATAGTGCTGGGGTACCTAGAGGTAAATTGCATGACGTATTTATTATCACGAAGGTCCCCGTTTGACCAGAGAATAAGGGTCGAGTGAGCCAGATCCTGAGTAGCGAAAAAGGACTTGAGCATCCATGATTGTCGCTCGCCAAATGGGTTCAGATCCTTTCGCCAGTAAGTATGAAAGTAAGTGTGGTGTTTCTCGGCTGTGTCTTGGGCTTTGTCTCGCCCAACTGTTCCGGCAAAGTCGTAGCAGTCCATACCCATCCGCAAGGGCACACCCGCCTGTATTTCCCAGCGTTTGGGCCTATCGAGGGCCCATGACGCATTATACGAGGTGCGGGCGATGTTTTCTGGGCGAAAACAGCCAGCAAGGGGCTCTACCTTGAGGACCTCTTCTCTGATCCAGCTGCGCCGGAAGAACATGATTTCGATATGGGGCTCCCATAGTCTCCAGAGGGCAAACAAACAGAGGACAAGAAAGCCCAGGATCCACTTCAAGAAAGATACCCAGGTCTTGGGACGTCGGGGCAGAGCAAAGTGAATCCGCCGCCGTCTTTTCGATGGTCCTGCCGCACGGTATTCAGCCGAATCCGGAGAGGCTGCCCTTCTATGGCTGGCATGGGTGCTGTGCCCGTTACCGGTAATGATCCGAGTGTCGTACAAGGGGAGTCTCACAGATGCCGCTCGGGGTCGTTGCATGGCGAGTTGGCTTGCAATTGGGCTGGGTCTGCTGGAGCACGCGGGGATTAACTCCGAGTTTCAGGcaggaaaaaaaaaataaagAGCTTACCGAATAGGCTCAAGGGGCCAAACTTTTTACACGGTTTTTCTCAGCGTTGATCGAGAAAGCTTTCCTTGGGGTTAGAATGAGCCATTGCGATGCATGCGAGATTAGGACCAACTTGATTATAGTTCTCAACTGTAAAGTACCCAGAACATGAACATGCGATGTTTTCACAACCGCTCAACCCCCAATCGTAAACTTAAGAACACGAGATAAAATAAGAATAGATCGTCAATTATCGTAAGAGTTTGGCCTGGTCGCGCTCAGGATcgcgtcggcgcttatacTAATGTAATGCTGACCAATGGATCTGGAGAGCATCCTTCTTTTTCAATACAGGATCGGCAACAAGGATAATGAATTACAATGCAACACACCAAACAGCAATGCGCGAACGTGACAGGGAAAAAAGGACCCGGATAATAACGGGATAatagaagaaaaagaaagataATAGCGTTAGGCCTCAACAATGTGAACAAAAGTACATTGGTAAAAATATAAAAGAAACCCACTATACGCGCAGTTACCATACAATGCATTACCTCGTAACTCAGGCTCTTGTCGCTTCACTCCACTTCCCTCTCTTCATATCCTACCCCCCCCTTCCTCGCCTCGAACCAACGCCTTTACCTTCATACTACCATATTCATTTGTTCACACGATTTATCTCTGGGGAGCTGCACCGCGTCCGTTGGGCCCTCCCCCACGATGTCCCCCCTAGGTTGCCCGCGGCCTTGACCCCCATGTGCACCGCCATTACGGGGCTGCTGCCATCCGTTGGTTGACCGTTGGTTCCCGAGCGGTTGTTAGACTCGGGTCCAGAGCCGCGGTTGCTCGGAACCTGGCCCGCAGGCTCGTCAATCGCACTTGGCGCAACGTAGAGGCTCTTGTTAATCTCGGCTGGAATTGGCTGGATCTCCGTCCCCAACTCTTGCTCAATGCGATATAGGTTGAACCTATCGTCGTAAGTAATGAGGTTGATCGCCAGACCCAGATGTCCAAAACGGCCAGAGCGACCAATACGATGCAAGTAGGTTTCCGAATGCTTTGGAAAGTCAAAGTTAATCACAACGTTAACCGCCTGGATGTCGATACCACGTGTCAGGAGATCTGTTATGCCGTTAATTCTATTCATATATTCATATATATCCGTATGCTTCCACTTACCTGAGCACACCAAGTTGCGGCATACGCCATTGCGGAAATCGTGAAAAACGCGATTGCGAGCGGATTGAACCATTTTTGCGTGGGAGTAGAAGCACGAGTACCCAAGTTCCGTAACCTTCTTGGCTAATAGCTCGACACGGTTCGTCGAGTTACAGAAGATAATTGATTGGTTGATTTGAAGCTGGGGTATTGTACATGAGATTGGTCCCCAAGATCACCAGCCCATAAAACTCACCTTGGCAAATAATGTATTGAGGCAGTGAACCTTCTGGCGCTCCTCCACAAAAGCGTAATACTGAGTTACACCACGTAGCGTTAGCTCGTCCATCAGGTTGATCTCGTGCGGGGACTTCATATGCTTGTCCTACACCGCTGCCTAAGTATACAGTATAGCATACAATCCCAAACAGTCGCATTCACCTTGAATTGCTTGACGATCATCGGGAACGTCGCGCTGAAAAGCATAACCTGGCGATCCGACGGGACAAACGACAACAATTGCTCCATCACTGGCGTGAATTCCGGCGATAGCAGCTTATCCGCCTCGTCCATGACAAACACGCGACATTGGGACAAATCGGCCACTTGCTTGCCGGCAAGATCCAGAATTCGACCCGGCGTACCCACCAAGACGTGGACCGCCTCGGAGAGACGGATGATATCATCTTTAAGGGTGGTCCCTCCGGTCGTAACCATCACGTTAATGCCCATGTGTTTCCCCAAGTTTTTACAAACTTGGGCCGTTTGGAGGGCAAGTTCTCGAGTAGGGGTCAGAAGCATTGCTTGGATCTTGGGTTTCGTGGGGTCGACTTGCTGTAACGAAGGAATAGTGAACGCTGCAGTTTTACCAGTACCGTTTTTCGCGCGGGCCAGAATGTCTCGCCGAGTGAGTGCGACGGGGATAGCTTCTTCTTGGATCGGTGAGGGGCGCTCGAAACCGGCTTCGAAAATTCCCATCAGTAATTCGCGTCGGAGTCCCATGTCCTCGAATTCGAGCCCTTTGGTAGCAGTCACGTCCTGCCGGAAGAAAAATCAGGTAAATGCGAAACGGATCCTACCATGGACGTACCTCGGTTTGAGGGCGATCATCTTTAGGTGGTGCGCGTAGCCCAGACTTCCAGTCCTCATTAGAACTAATGAAATTGGTCAGGTCAGGTAAGTCTAATATGCATACCGACTCACGCCGATGAATTGTTAGTTGCGGATGCCATGATCGAGTCAAGTGGATGAAGAGGTTGTGTCACAGGTAATTTACGGTGTAACAGACTGAACTATGATGGTCCAAGTGCGGTGGGTCGATGTGAGCTTTCTGGGGAACGTCCAAGGGCAATGGTGTGGTTTGCTACTTGGATGAATATTGATCTGTTTAGAGTTTGTTGCAGAGTTTTAGATTTATTACAGCCGCAATTAATCAGCAGTAGTGGGTGTAGGCAGGCGTAGTAGAGGCTTGCTTTGCCTAGGGGCTCGGATGTGGTCTGGCGAAACGGAGGCgcgcaagagggggtttGGCCTCGTTAGTGCCGCGGAATCCCTTCCCTGAGCTAAACGCCGGGGCTTCGCATCCACCCATCTGGCCATCAACTTTTGGATCAAGGCAACAATAAATGCCAGTAAATTCTCATACAATCGCCATCAACCAACTGAATATTAATGTAAGGGGGAACATTTAATCTATGCCAGTAGCCGTCCTTCAAATCTATTGCAGCCCACAGCGAGCAAGTAGTCTTCGATCCACTCGTGCCTACGCTTCGATTTATCGACATGGTTCGAAAAGAGAACTGGTAGAGTGGTTATACTGGACGCGTAATTGCAAATGCGGATGTGTTGCGCGTCAGATAGTGTGACATGCAAGAATCGCAGGATATAGTGTTGGAGTTCAGGTACCAATCGCCGCCACGGAAATGCCGACGGATTATGTACTGGCTGTCGCGTTTGGGGCTCACGGACGAGGAGCAGCGTTCTCGCTATGACCAAAAGTTCTCTCGATTCGTATTCTACCCTTCTAAGCCTCACAGCATTGCGCTCCAACGCGAGTTGAAGTGCAGCCGAGGCGATCTCTGGAAGCGACGAATCATCTCTTGATTCTACTCCGTCGGTCTTCATGCTATTAGCGAATACCTCCATTCTGTATAAAGTGGTATTTCCCGCCAAAAGGCTTTCAATCAAACCTTTTAGTCCTTTATTTGAGAGATGGTTTGCATTGAGGTGAAGACCTCGTAGGCCGTAACAAGCTGGAGATGTGAGGTACTTGTTCAGTGCCGGCAATGAGGATCTAGTGAGTCCCGCTCTGGAGAGATGAAGCTCTCGGAGATACGGGGCATTCAAATGACCCAAAAAATGGACAATAAACTTGTCCGATAGCCTCTCGTTATTGGCCAAGGTTACCACCTGAACCCGGGAACGGTTCAGGGCGGCGGCGAAGGCTTTGGTCGACGTGCTAGAACCTGATATGTTGTTCTAATACTCAGAACAGTAGTTTGAGCACCATAGCCGTGTGTTTATATTGTGCGATGTACTACTTACACCCCCCAAACACAGTCTTCTCAACGCTGTATTATCTTGAATGTAACGCGAAATGATACTGAGGCCAAGATCGTTGATGCCGCAGCCGTTTAGATTGAGCTCCTCGATGTCCAAGTGCCGGTTCAGACATAGGAAGTCAATGATCATTGATAAGCCCAAGTCGCCGAGCGGATTGTGTCCCAGGTTGATATGTGTGATATAGGGTGTAAGTCTGATTTGTTGCAATACAACCTCCGCTCCTAAACACATATCGGTCAATTCATCGCGAGGGAAAGTACTGAGTAGGAAAATGAATCCGTTGGGCATCATACCTTGTTGCCCGCTAAGGCCATAATCATATAGGTCTACATGGGTTTTGGATGCTAACCCGTCTTTAAGCTGTGGTTGGCCTAGTCCCAGCGCTCTAAACAGCAGATCTAGGTTCTGCATGGCAGTAATGCGGTTGGAACTTAGAGCACAGTATGGCTTGAAAGAACTATGAACTAGAACAATATCCAGGTAGTAGCTACAGAAGTAGATCGCGGTAGCAACGTGTCAATACTAGTCTTAAAGTACGTGTAAGAACTTAAGGAGGTGGGAACGAAACCTCGTGGTGGTGGGAATAGATACGATCATATGAGTCGCGATTATGTAGCCTAGCCTAGGTTCATTTGTTATTGTCCCTAAACGACGATATGATTGTAGGCAACGTTTAAGTATAGAAGATACAAAAGGAAAGCATGCAGGGAAGGAAAGAAAACGCGTTTACAAAAACAGCTAGATTGCATAGATAATGTCCCTAATAAATGTGATTCCAGAGAAAGGAGTGATACAAACGAAAGATGAAAATGTAAAACACTACTCTATTTCTGAAAGAGCCGGGGATGCACGAGCTTGTTCCAATATGGGTTTGCGTCTAATTGGCAAACCCAAATTA comes from Rhizoctonia solani chromosome 4, complete sequence and encodes:
- a CDS encoding DEAD/DEAH box helicase, with amino-acid sequence MASATNNSSASNEDWKSGLRAPPKDDRPQTEDVTATKGLEFEDMGLRRELLMGIFEAGFERPSPIQEEAIPVALTRRDILARAKNGTGKTAAFTIPSLQQVDPTKPKIQAMLLTPTRELALQTAQVCKNLGKHMGINVMVTTGGTTLKDDIIRLSEAVHVLVGTPGRILDLAGKQVADLSQCRVFVMDEADKLLSPEFTPVMEQLLSFVPSDRQVMLFSATFPMIVKQFKDKHMKSPHEINLMDELTLRGVTQYYAFVEERQKVHCLNTLFAKLQINQSIIFCNSTNRVELLAKKVTELGYSCFYSHAKMVQSARNRVFHDFRNGVCRNLVCSDLLTRGIDIQAVNVVINFDFPKHSETYLHRIGRSGRFGHLGLAINLITYDDRFNLYRIEQELGTEIQPIPAEINKSLYVAPSAIDEPAGQVPSNRGSGPESNNRSGTNGQPTDGSSPVMAVHMGVKAAGNLGGTSWGRAQRTRCSSPEINRVNK
- a CDS encoding glycosyltransferase family 32 protein: MQRPRAASVRLPLYDTRIITGNGHSTHASHRRAASPDSAEYRAAGPSKRRRRIHFALPRRPKTWVSFLKWILGFLVLCLFALWRLWEPHIEIMFFRRSWIREEVLKVEPLAGCFRPENIARTSYNASWALDRPKRWEIQAGVPLRMGMDCYDFAGTVGRDKAQDTAEKHHTYFHTYWRKDLNPFGERQSWMLKSFFATQDLAHSTLILWSNGDLRDNKYVMQFTSRYPSTIFQVRRVNVDQLAKGTSLEGSSLLHQRDKRAWVDGDLIRLLVTWAEGGIWIDMDSLLTRDLSPLLEHEFVTQWDCYGKQLQFKGARAALISCLDKLYTPLNGALMHFYKHSPYLCEAFHIIGTSPPPRPGTTDWGSSLYLKVWRRLVHEGIQPFKVLPFCFSDGRSCRLDNRLPDPFKKDPAKWGEGRITAGDKTGLAEGGELDVALGNVFSVHLHNQWEKAFPPGGWVERLLLNRYDSRLSRWKRSEVPPEEAS
- a CDS encoding succinate dehydrogenase assembly factor 2 — protein: MQRLMLRNVVRAHLRDAHGTSLALRHTSSKPGSSSFSDPFPLPLSRDVPAAESNSSSNDGLDESLLPPPVPRHNESLATLRARLVYQTRKRGTLESDLLLSTFAKEHLSKMSEHELREFDKLLDEPDWDIYYWAINKKQPPAKWEGTALLDKLRVHAKNEGKVVRSMPALGGWTSSLSASQGSSKE
- a CDS encoding RNI-like protein, which gives rise to MQNLDLLFRALGLGQPQLKDGLASKTHVDLYDYGLSGQQGMMPNGFIFLLSTFPRDELTDMCLGAEVVLQQIRLTPYITHINLGHNPLGDLGLSMIIDFLCLNRHLDIEELNLNGCGINDLGLSIISRYIQDNTALRRLCLGGNNISGSSTSTKAFAAALNRSRVQVVTLANNERLSDKFIVHFLGHLNAPYLRELHLSRAGLTRSSLPALNKYLTSPACYGLRGLHLNANHLSNKGLKGLIESLLAGNTTLYRMEVFANSMKTDGVESRDDSSLPEIASAALQLALERNAVRLRRVEYESRELLVIARTLLLVREPQTRQPVHNPSAFPWRRLVPELQHYILRFLHVTLSDAQHIRICNYASSITTLPVLFSNHVDKSKRRHEWIEDYLLAVGCNRFEGRLLA